CACGGGCGGTTCTGGAGGTTCTATGCCAACAAATCAGCTGTAATTCATCCAGAGCTGCCAGTGGTGACACGGTGCCACAGCTACGAGATCAATTACAAATTCACCTATGAGTGTGTTCGGTGCAAAGCTACGTGAGTAACGTTTTCCTCTTGCACGTGACTGCCTGTTGACTTTCTAACTTGTCAGCCTCCCGTGTCTAGAAATCAGGGTTCTCTGGAATAGTAAAGCAATTTCTTGTTCTGATGTTTTCTAGAGCCCACAGAACCTCAGTAGTGATTTCACGTTTGTTTCCAGGTGGTTTCATTTCTAGTTCAGAGGTCAGGACAGGCAGAAATGTCATCTAAGGACCAGTGGTGATGAGGGAAGGTCTTTGGGAAGCAGTAAGAGGTACATACCTAAGCTTTGAAGGAACAAATCCTCATAAAAACTGGGCACAGAATATTGGACAGTGATTAGATACTAGATAAAACTACCAGAGGAAGCTTCCAGCTTATAGTCCTGATGACTTTAAATTATAACTGCAACCTCACAGATGTGAGCAGCACCTGTGATGGGAAGGACTGACACTAGGGCACAACCTGTAATAATGACACCatttatggtttgtttttttttttacctcaggATTGTATGTGTGACTCTCAGAAGTACTAGAAGGAAACACCTCACATACCCTGACGTGTTCATTAGGACTGTGCAATGCAGTAGTTGCTTAGATGCAACAGAGCATtgaggagatttttttattaatgaggTCTTTGAGGAGAAACCCCAAGAGGCCGTTGATACGTGCGTTGTGGAGGTAGTTGGAAATGTTGTAGCACTTCGTACTGGTAGTCTGAGAGTAGAAGAGACAGAGGAAGGAACCAAGCTGAAAAGGCAGTGGAAAAAGTCCCAGGGTAGAGAAGTGTAACAGAGATTTGATTGTACCACTGTGAAATGTACTGTTCCCTGTTCTAAAATACTGCCTCAGTATTTTAGATAAATACTAATTCTAAAGTACTGCCTCAGTCATGTGAcctgagcagcagggaaaggggccCTTTCCCAGGAGTGCTGGTTTTTGCCTTTCAGGATCGGGCGGCACTCGCAGTCCCTGGACACGGCGCGGTTCGTCTGCGCCTTCTGCGGGGGGCAGCTGGCCCTCCGGCAGCCCCCGGGCACGGGGGGCACCCCTGCCAGGACACAGCTCACGCCCTTTGCCAAGTACGTGAAGGAAAACTATGCACTTGCTAAGAGACAGCAGCATGGGCTGAGCCACGCAGAGGTCATGAAGAAACTCAGTGCtgattttgctttgaaaacCAAGCTGGAAGATTCCTTTTAGTATCTCAGTATGCCTCCTTTCTTGGTGCCACTTAAACTTTGTACAGAGAGTAGTAAAAGTTCTGAGCAGCACTTACACACAGCATGTCTTCAGTGACTCCAGCGAGTAAGGGATGTTCTGTTTCATctgggcagctgagatgctgcgTGTGTGCTCAAGAACTGCTCTGTGTGCATCTGGCTGGGATTGCCAGAGGCAAGCCAGTCCAGGCCCACCAGCCCAAGTCCTCTGACTCTGAATGACtccagggcaggaaaaggggcaTATGCCCGAGTTGGGCTTCAACATGGGTTCAGATATTCTCACGTGTAGACTTTCCTGAGAGATCCTTGGCTGTTCTTGTTAAGTGGTGGGTAGATGATGTCTTAAATCCATTTATAGAATATGTGAGTTTCTCCAAAGCCCTTTAGCCCTCAGTAAGTAGTGTACTTCTATAATTGAGATTTCATAGAAACTAAAATAGATGCAGAAGGTCAGGTTGGGAAAAGCAGATTCCCCAAGAATGAGGAGGTCTTGTCATGGTTTAAATCTTCCATATAAAATGTAACTGAATGTGTGTTATAGTGTTTGTGTCTTCTCTAAGCAAATTGCTCAGGAGCTTAATAATTTTGATAATCAATAAATGCCAGTTTGATACAAACTCTTGCAATGAACCAGGCTGCTTTGTTTCAGTTTAATCATGGCTGTGTAGGAATACAGAACCCTGGtaccagcccagctctcctggctgtggaTCAGCACAGTCATTAGCATCCTTTGGTCACTGGGATTACAATCCAAGGATCCCCATTCCAGGaggcccagggctgctgggttATCTCCCAGGAGCCCTCATGAAGCCTGGGGCCACTGACACACCACCCTCCCTTCTCTAGCAACGGTGAAGGTAAGGAGCACTGGAACTAGAAACCAACAGCAAAAACAACAGCACAAATCGCTGACTGTTCAAAAACTGATTAATTACTGATTATTCACAGCACTcctaaggaaaaagaaaacagtagtGAGCAATATATTTCAAGAAGTTCTGCTCTTAGGGCATTTGCCAGTAGAAATGTAGGAAGATTGAAAAGTCAAGTCTGACAAAGCAGTGGGGTAATGGGGCTTCCACATCTGACAGCACTTTACAGCTGCTAGTCAGTACTGGCTGTCGCTGGCAGGGAGTGcctcttcctcagctctgtCACTGTAACTGTCCCATCCTTTGCTCACGTGGGACAGATTCACAGGACAGAACACAGATGAGGATGTACATGATGGGGGACACTGTGAAATGGAACAGCAAGAACATTTAAAGGGATAAATTCAACTAGAGCTACTTCATTCCAGTCTTAGGAAATTTCTGCAGTTAAGTTGAGCATGGAAGAACTAGTGTAGACTAAGTGTATCTATGAGTTCTCTGCCCAGCATCTCAACCTTCTTCCCTCTGGGACGGAACCACAGCCCTCTCACCGAGCCAGCAGAAAGAGTTCATTTTCTAGAGAACCTCAGTGCTGGGTGCACACCAGCATTACATGGAGGAAGAGAATACAGACTGGCCAAAAAACGCAGGCACTGGCACTTGGTAgcattcatttaatttttactcCCAACAGCTCTAGCTTTGGAATTCTTTATTTGGTTTGACATATGCTAAACACTGATCTGATGTCAAAGATCTTCCGGGTCTGTTCCCAAGCTTCCCTCCCACCTCTTACCTGCCTGGGTGAATGACCAGTGATCCCCAACATTACTAGATAAAAGATCACGGTCAACCGAAGCTACTAAGAGAAGGCAGAAGCTGGCAGCATCAGAtaggacagcagggacacacttTTCCCCTGTAACCCTGTTCCAGGCTCCTGGAATACATGTAAAGCAGTAGCACTTCTGTCAAAACATAGAGGGAGAAACAACAGGTTCCCCAGGTGTGTGCTCTCCAGAACAGGAGTCTTCAggtgctgcccagccccaccactGAGCCAGAAGTGCAGCAACTGCAGACACAGCATTGCTTTGCACCAAGCTGGGGCAGGTAAAGTCCTGATCCTGGAGCTGTGCTCTTTGCTGCAAGAGAAGAGGCACAGCCAGTACCTTCACTGAGGCAATGCAGGGCCACCCTTCAGCCTGGAGTAGTTCTTGAAGATTTTTTCATGTCACTTTCCTGAAGGGTCTGCGTTTCCTCCTCACTCTAAAGCAGCAagttcctccagcagctgctccttctcctgctgcagctcctgcacacgCTGTTTGTTCTGCTCCAGTCTGTCCTCGAGCCACTGCAGCAGGGGCCCACTGATGGCAGACATTTGGCTGCAGAGGTTCTTTGTGAACACTGCAAAGAGCAACAACACATCATGCCAGGACAACACACAAGAGACTCGGTGTGCTACGCCACCCCCAAAGCCAACTGGCAGCCAAGGAAACCCTCCAGCCTCCTGGCCATGGCAACCACACAGGAAGGTCAGAACCAGCAGCTTCCAACAGGGAAACACCATTTCGGTGTGACCCAGGCAGGGATGACACTTCTACAATGAAAATCTGCGTACAGCTAATCACTGTTGctaattaatttctaaatttagAAGCATCACAGAATGCCTCATCTCCTAAACGTGTGTGAATGAACAATGGAGCGATAAACTTGGAACAGAAGTGGATGAGGATTCACCGCATCGCGGTGGCAGAAGGAAAGATGTCACACCCGTGTACCACCTATGAAGTGCCAGGAGAGGGAAGGATGCACACAGCTCAGCCAGACACTGAGACTGACCCCGGGGCCTTCGGGGTCCGACCCGGCTCGCTCTGAGTCTCACAAGGACAAAAGTAAAAGACTGGAGGTGCTCTTTCCCCTCGGGACCAGAGTCCCACTTTATTGTGGAACCACTCCAAGGAAGTCCAAGGGaggcaaagaggaaaagagatcGAGGGTCTGACCACGGGAGATTTTAAACCCGGGGCAATGgggggcagaggagaggggcCGCAGTCAATGGGGTACAAgtgaggagggggagaggggaggagcagagcaggagaaaacaCCACCAACGGGCTTAGGGGGGAGGGGGATTCCATGTGGTAAGAGAGGGGAATACAAACACACTCCTCAGTGCAAAATCCAAAACCCAGCGCGGGACAACAACTAAATAAAACTATTCAGCACAACGCAGCAACACACTGCTTTAACACTCAACAAATCCCAAATGCCCTTTCCTGttccaacagaaaaaataacctaaacaaaccaaccccaaacaaTCCCAAAGTCTTCTGTAATTTTAACCAATTCACGCACAAAGCCTGAAGGATACAACTTTCGTGATTCACCCAGGATTAGGGTGTTCTACAGCctttgaagtttttattttaagttcCTAGTTATAATTCTGTTCCTGTGTAACAAGATTCCACCATTTTGATTCTGGGAGCAGCACCCTGGATTATCACGTGCAAGAAAGGAATCCTTACCTGAGCCATTATGGATCTTGGTTACAGAGTCAAGATGGGTGAGGctaagggaaggaaaagaaagcaggttAGGGACAAGACAGCAGGGAGTTGTGCATTAAACACAGGCTGTAAAACCAGCTGCCCACGAATCACTGACCAGACCACGGCTACACCTAAAACCTCTTCACCTGCGGAAGCCCTGCACATTCACAAGGATATCAACCTATGatcacaaaaccccaaaattctgctgCTAACCCCAGGCTTAGTTCTACAGGCTTCAGTAAGTTCCACagaggcacaggagctgctAATCCTCCTTAATTTCTGCAGCTTTGCTAAGCTTTGGTAGTCTTAAGAACAGCAACAGTAGAACAAGCCAGCGAAGGAAGCCTTGGAGAAGGGCAGAGCCCCAGGGCCCTTACCTGTGAATTCTCCTGTAGGCATCCTGTTCTTCTTGGCAAAGGATCTTGGGCAGCTCCACAGCTGACTCCAGACACACCTTCCCAATGGTTTCATGGGGGACAACATGAATGGGAATTTCAATCCTTTCATATCTGGAAGGTTATGAGATataattaaaagcagcaaacaaaaaactgaCTTCTACAACCTTGCAACAGTCTGTCTAaggcctggcagtgctgcacaTCCACTTTTGGGAACATATGCCAGAGCTGACAGGCAAAGGGAAGCATTTTATATCCACATACTTGTCTTGAGTTTGAGTTTTAGTTGTAAGGTGCAAACCTGAGGCCGGGGCCCTGAGCGGGCGGCCGCCTCCTAAAATTCCGAAGGGCgcaggatgtgtcccagacccaacctGGCACCACCTCAAactgggcagccctggcagtgccaggcaccTCCTGCAAACTGACAGCAGGAGCCTGGGCTGCTGAGTTCTGCTTCCCATGGAAAAGGGCTGGTGTTCGTGTCCAGGGGCCCGGCCCCGGGCTCAAACTCTAGAGCTGGAAGCAAAAAGGTGGTGCTACACAACGAATTGCAGCACAAATCCACACCCTGGCCTCAAAtcttaaaagaataaattatcTAGCCTAAAAGAATCACTCCTAATCTTCAGCTTCTCTTCCAGCAGCCTGCAGGAGACCCTGTGCAGGCATCTCTGTACATTTGCTCCTCACAACAGGCTGAGAAGCCACTTATCAGAGACAACCCAGAGAAAGGAGAGACGAGACAAAATACAATCAGATGTAATATTCTGTACTCACTCTGAGCTCTTCTGGGCCTGAACAGACTGGAAACAGGTATAGAGAATTCTGCCTGTCTAAGAGAGACAGCAGAAAGTCAGATTCCAAAGGCAAAAAACATCTAAAAGGCAGAGACACATTCCTTTAGGAAGGTTTTGATAGAATTCCAGATGTGTTGCTGTGATTTGCTTGCTGAGGTGCTTAAGGCATACACTGATAGACCCTTTAATGATGAAAAAactcttcagcagcagctgcctggacAGCCTAGACCCGACTGCCAGCTTAACACACGTGACACGCCTCCTGGAGAGGCTGGAAgaggggcagagctgtgtgtgctgggctggacaCCTGAGGGAAGAGCCCAGGCCCATTTCAGAGCAcactctgcagctgctgctgcagccccctgggcagctcagAGCAATCATCACTTGTTCTCCTGCCCGTGGCATCACAGTCCAAACCACTCCCACCGTGCTTGCCatgtgctcccagcacagctctgcccttcctGCAGGCTGCACCCAAGGACTTCAGCTCTGCCCTGATGTTTCTCATGAGCCCCTGGAGGGTTCGTTGCCGTTTTTCAGTTGCCTACCTTGGTGTTCTTGTCCTCGATGAAGCAGGAAAAGATCAGCCCTACAAACCCTTGGTCCATCATCTGATACATGGCCTGTGTGCGGACATCTGCGGGGACAGAAACGAgtgagagctgccctgctcccctgcagggctgggaagtgACCTGCCACCTTCTGAAGGGTGAGCTGGAATTGGGCAACAAATGGCACAAACTTTGTGTTTATAGCCTCACTCTGGGTGACCTGAGTTTAAATAAAGAACTCGATCCAATAGCAAATCTTAGAAACAGAAGTTGAGCTCACGAGACCAAGACATTTTCTCACAGCCAGCCTGCTGCCACAGGTCACCGTGGAGTCAAACACATGTAAGGTACTCAGGTACTTCTTTTATGAAAGTTTTCAGCTATGCATCAACAGCCACACAGATCAGAAATCATCGTGGCAGGCCCAGGATCCCCACAGCCTTTTTTTGCTATTGCCCACACCCAAGGTCTGGTTTTTGCACCTGGAagaacagcagcaccagcagcagctgatctGTGACTCCTGGGTCACATCTGGGTCCTTGGAGAGCACACACAGCAAtggggctgcactggcaggGGCCCACCCAGACAATCAGGGAGCGTTTCagacccagagctgctgcaatgTGCACCTCTGGAGCTCCAGTGCCAGGatcagcagctgcagtttcCCCCAGAGCccaggccagggctgctctTACCCACGTGGGAGGGCCACACCGTGATGTGGGGGTGGGAGTGGTACCAGCCCACCACCCTCATGGGACGTCCTGTCATCTCAGCCAACCTGTGTGGGGGTCAAGGAGCCTTTGGAACCAGCAGACACGGGGGAGGGCTGTATGTACAAGGGAAAACAGCAGAGTTTTAAAAGGGTTTCCTATGAGTCAACAGAATTCCAGATCCTTCTGGAGGGGTGGTAACAAACAGTGCAGGGAGCTGATGGGAGCCTCTTCCCCAGCACCATCAGGAgccacagctgcagaagcaaCTTGGATTTTGTTTGCACGTGGCAACAAACAACGTTTCAGCAGCTGTCCAAAGCAGCATCCCTGAGTGTGTGCAGGGAGAGGCtccccagtgcagcagctggagccttGCTGACCTTTCCTCTTCCACTCAgcctccctgctgagctgccacCCCCTCCATAAACACACTGCAGTTTTACCTGCAGTGCCCAAATACAAAACAATGATAAAAAATTTGTAACACAACACCACTGCAAGCGCTGGAACCAACGAAGACTCCAGGGAAAGGCAAGAGCCCAcggccagcccagccctcccagctgagcagctgcaggagggagcagctgacAGCCTCAAGCCAAGTGCAGGCCTAAAATACAGCCCTCGAGAGAGCTCTGAGGCAAAGCCCTCCACGGCGAgcctgctgctgtctctgctgaagGATATCTCTGCTTCGGTGGAAGCAGCTGAAAGCTGCTCTGGTGAGATCTCCACACGGTCTTTCCTCTTGTCAGAGCGCCGCAGGATTATCACAGAGTGGATGTGGACGATTCGGCTGGTGTCCACCTAAGGGCAGAGGGGAAATCAGTGATTCCTCTGCTGGAGAAACAACCCGCAGGGCACGGCCGGCTGCGCCGAGCATCGCAGGGCACAGGGGCGCGCCGCAGAACGCAGGGGACGGGCACAGGGAGCTTTCCTGACTCTCTCAGGAGCCGAGCTACGCACAGGGAGCTTTCCTGACTCTCTCAAGAGCTCCGACTCTCTCAGGAGCTGAGCTACGCACAGGGAGCTTTCCTGACTCTCTCAGGAGCCGAGCTACGCACAGGGAGCTTTCCTGACTCTCTCAGGAGCTTCGACTCTCTCAGGAGCTGAGCTACGCGCAGGcggctgccagggctgcagacGAGAGGGGTGCCGGGCTCGCTCCCCGGTCACGGCCCGCGCCCCGCCGTCCTGCGGCCCCGCGCAGGCCGCAGCCCGCATAGGCAGCGCCGCCACCCGCCCCTCCGCGGGGCCGCCCCTCCGCGGGCGGTACCTCTCCGATGCAGAGCCCCATGACCTCCTCCTTCTCGGTGCTCAGAGCGTGGTTCAGGCACACCAAGAACGCGTCCGCCTCCAGGTGCACCGCCTGCACCGCCATCTtgccgcccccggcccgcctGCCCCTCGCCCCGCCCCCTCGGAGAATGAACCAATAGCAACGGCCCCCGCGGGCCCTCCCAGCCAATCGGCGCAGCCTCCGCCGAGGCGAGCGGTGCGGCGCGGCGGAAGGGCCGTGCCGCCCACGggagcggcagcgccggggTTCCGCCCGGCGGCCGATGCCCGCGGCGGACCGGCGGGGGATGGCAGGGCCGGGCCTGGGCGGGACGGCCCGGCCCGATCCGGCTTAACCCGACCGGGCTcggccccgggcccgggcccggcctCCGGGGCCTGCGGGCAGgcgcggggaggcggcgggtCCGGGGGGCGGGGGACGGCTTTGCGCGGCGCACGCGGCGCGGCGGTCACGGCGCGGGTGCAGGTAGGTCATGgcgggcccggccggggcgCGCCCGCCGCACACCCGgggccgcccgcccggccccgcggcccggcccgcgggggGACGCGGTGGCCGTGCCGATGTGCCGATGTGCCGCGCCCtcctcccgcccgccccgccaCGGCCGGTCCCGTCCGACGGCCGCGCCACACCCCCTCCCCTCCGGCCCTCCCTGCCCGCCTTGGCCACGCTGCCCCCCCGCTCCCGCTCCTCGGCCCGGCTCTTGTGTCCCTTCCCTCGCCCTCCCCGCCTCTCTGCGTGGCTCCCCCCGCATTATGTCCatcttttttgtcttcctgttttttttttttagatccCACCAAAGCTCGGCCTGCCCTCCCCACGCTGCTGGACAGCCCGGCTGGTCGGTGAGCATCTGCTACCCCTCAGTAGGTCGGGCAGAGCGGAGCGTGGAGTCAGAGGGGCTTGCTCCAGGCAGAGTAGAGTCCAAACCCCCAAGAAGAAGCTTTAGAGTGTCTCCACATGCCCTTAAGTCACCAGATCATCAGATCCCCGAGTTGTTGCcggagctgggctgggtttttCGGGGAAGGCTCAGCACCCTTGTAGCCCTGAGGTGTGCAGGCAGCTCTCATGCCCCAGCAGAAGGCCAGGCTAGCCAGCGTGGCTTTGGGGCTGTAAGTGTGtcagcagagcactgctgagcCTCAGCAGTGCTTTTCCTTGGTGCCTGAATGGCAGCTGAACTCCCAGCTGCGTTTTAGAACAGAAGGTGATAAAGGGTGGAGTTTATTCAGCACGCTGACCTTCAGCTCTGGGTGGTCCAAGCAGCGTCTAGAGCAATTTCTGTCACCGcttccattaaatattttaatgtaccCAACTTAAAACCCAATAAATTGTCGTGACTACAAGCTGCATTCCTCCTCCTGGCCATTTTGACATTTATCCATATATTGTGGCTCAGAAATCCATCCAGGTCCCAGAACAGTGTTAAACTTCTAAGGTTGATGCTAAGGTGGACAGAACATCTGCCAGTATTATTGCTGTCTGTGGGGATTGGGATTTGAATCTCCCCAAAACAGCACTTTGAACAGCTCAGCCTTCTACAGCTATGCTGATGGGAATGTTAAAGTCTCAAAGGAATGATGCTGCAGTCCTGCAAATTTAAGctcttggggtttttgttggttgtgttttgttttttttttttttttgataggtACAGTGTAAGAACTTGGGTTTAaaagttgtttaaaatataaGTAAGCTCTCTTCTCCTTCCACCCATGCCTTCCTTCAggctttctttttgctttctaatCAAACCTGCAGCAAATAAGACACTGTATGTTTTCAGGTGCACTGTCTGAGCGCGTGCTTGTGGAATCTCCAGTTCCTTTGGTGTGTTTGGGTGCTGCAGACACTtgtcccaccccaaaccccattcctgtcccaccccaaaccccgttcctgtcccaccccaaacccaatCGACGGTTTTGCCTGACTCAGGATTTTCCATGTGGCAGTACCTGGGCACCTCCCCAGGCCAGACTGAGCctttcagctctgcagttcTGGGGAGGCTCGGGGCCAGTCAGTGGGGCAAAGGGTGAAAACACACATTAACCTCTGCCCATTCTGCACAGTGTCCTCTGCATGAGACCTTGCTCTGTTGTCCTGGATCTGTCATCGCTGCCATCTCCACTCACCATGAACACAAACGTGCATGTTGTGCTTTAGTCCTGCCACCTGCACTTCAGCCAGGCTGAACCAGGGCACTCTTTGGGTAGGAGACCTTCCAGGAGAGCTTACCTGCAGCAGGAAACACAGCACACTTACTGAGACATATTTTTCTATGACTGGAGCCTAGTCTTGAGCCTTCTGGTTCTGACCCGTAAAAATTCCAGCTTTGAACGGAACAAAAGCAAGTTCTTGGGCATTTCCTATAGTTTTGCAGTTTACTGCAGAGTAGGAGAGTATCCTGGCCGAATTCCACCTGGGGTGATTATGTTCAGCTGACTGAAAATGATCAGTGGCAATTGCTGCATTTCGCTGTTGGGCAGAGTTCCACACGGGTTTAAATTTGTAATGTGGCTTAGGttaaagcagaaaggaaaagaattacAGTAATGTCCCTTTAACCTTAATTCCTGAAGGCCTTGTGAGGCTTGTCAGACTGCAGTCACGTTCCTCCAAATGCCAGTGATCCAGCTGGTGGGGCATTCCTTGGAATGCCTGTCCCTTGTCACAGGATGGCAGCCAGAACAGCGGTGCTTTGTGTAGGGCACATGCACATCCCCGCACATCGAGCAAGGAAACTAACAGAATGGGTGGAAAAAAGAAGTACTAAAAGAGCACTCAAAGTTTTCTTTGTGACGGTGCTGTTCAGGCTGATCCGTGGTTGGTGTTTTGTTCTCAAAAAGGCTGAGTGCTCCTTTGGCTCAAAAAGGTAGAGAAACACTGATGTAAGATATGGAAGGCATCATGGAAGAGTGTTTTCTGTTATATATGCACCCTAATGTAtaacagtttgtttttttctcttcctgactTTCACTCCTT
The sequence above is a segment of the Vidua chalybeata isolate OUT-0048 chromosome 14, bVidCha1 merged haplotype, whole genome shotgun sequence genome. Coding sequences within it:
- the BRCC3 gene encoding lys-63-specific deubiquitinase BRCC36, with product MAVQAVHLEADAFLVCLNHALSTEKEEVMGLCIGEVDTSRIVHIHSVIILRRSDKRKDRVEISPEQLSAASTEAERLAEMTGRPMRVVGWYHSHPHITVWPSHVDVRTQAMYQMMDQGFVGLIFSCFIEDKNTKTGRILYTCFQSVQAQKSSEYERIEIPIHVVPHETIGKVCLESAVELPKILCQEEQDAYRRIHSLTHLDSVTKIHNGSVFTKNLCSQMSAISGPLLQWLEDRLEQNKQRVQELQQEKEQLLEELAALE